The genomic window ATACTAAGAGAGCATTACTACAAAATGTCTACCATACATACCATGCAGTTAAAGTTTGTTCAATAGGCTCTAATTAATCATCTCTTTTTCCTCATTCCCCTTCATTCAGTGTAATGTTTTAGTCTTGCTTGTCAGCTTATCAGTACACAAGAAAACAAGAACTAATATATAATTACAAAAACTCTTTGCAGAACCAGAGTACTAAAGACTACATGTCAGTCAGTACATGAGTAGTTTAATTTAAAAATACTGAGTAGTTTAATTTGAAAATACTCCTGTGTGAATGGAGTTTATCAAAACATCTATTTGGTTATTTTATACAGCTCTGCAGAATATTTACAGCTCTATAGACTGCAAAAAGTGGAACAGAAAAGCTGATAAATAATGTTTTGCTTGTGATGACACCTTTTTCTGGTGTTAGTGTTGTTATGCTGTCCAGTGTTTCCAGACACTGAagaattttctttacacattctTTGACTTTTTCTCTGTCACTGACCCACTGGAACATCAATCTCTCTGTGTTCAGTAATGGATACTCTACTAACTGAAAAATGCATCCTTTAACGTTGCTGTCTTAGTCAGTTTTTTCATACACTATACTGCCACACATTTACTGTTCTTGAACTTGAATTTATTCATGGTATTCCTGAAGTCTTTACCTTTGATCTTCCTCAGTGGTGTTGGCAGATAACAGTGACATTATGGTAGATTTTCCACTTCCCTGCAGGCCAAGGACTCCTACCACCAGCATATCTGTCTGGTCTCTTAGATACTACAACACAGATTAGCAAAGAAAAACTTTCTATTAGTATATATGATGTAATATATTGGAATTATTATCAAAACATTCAATTTTAAGGCTTAAAAGAAATCAGTGATGATTAGCTCACCTCCATGGCACTGTCACACCAATTCATCTGATCATCTACTAACTTGATACTGTGCTTCATCTTCTCTGGAGGAAGGAGTTTAGATTGACCAACCATGGCTGTAAGtcacaaaaaacattcaaaatctTGTCTTTTAGTTTTTCAACACATAGGTTTACAACATTAGCATGTACAGGTAGGAGTATAACATAACCAACAGTTAATGAAACCAGTGACTCACGGTCCACGGCACTGCTCGATGCAGAAGCACCCATTCCCCGGTTTTGGATCTGGTATACAGGCTGAGTGGGTCGCTGCCCTTCCCTCTCGATCTTGGAGGGTCCTGGACCAGAGGGCTGAGGTGCTGCCTCTGGAGGGGTCCCAGGCTTCCCACCGTCATCCCTGGCCTTCATTAGCATAATAGGCTTTTCCAGGACTGGAGTTCCACTGACAGTGGTATTCTGTGTTGTCTTGGCCTTGAGAAAAATTGATTAGAAAAAAACTTTACATTTTATTAGCCgttatacattttaaaaacttGATAAATAATATTTTCTGATGACAATAAGAGCCGGAGGTTGACCAGTAGTGGAATTTTAAAGGCTCACATAATAAATATAGTTTTGGCCCAAAAACAGCCATTAGCCAGTTAATAGAATAATAGTATCTTCAACTTGAacaccattaaaaatgtttattttttttacttaattagaAACTGGATAACTGTTAGAGTGAGCATCTAAGTAATGATAGGGCCTTCCTAATCCGACTGACGAATGACATGGAATAATGAATGACCACTAAAATTTGGCGTAAGATTTGGCGTAACAACTGCTCCCTTGAGAAAAGGAATGAGACTTATACTCAGTGGAATGACACTGTAATTCATAAGAATGACAGTGTTTTGTCCTTGTTATAAtctctatctccctctctaaAGGAAATGATGCCAATATCCCATGGAATGACACTGTCATTCTGTAGAATGACAGTGTATTATCCATTCTTATGACCACCATCTCCCTTGACAAATGGAATGACACTGATACTGGGTGGAATGACACTGTAATTCAATAGAATGACAGTGTTTTCTCCTTGTTATAATCTCTGTCTACCTCTCTAAAGGAAATGTCACCAATATCCCACAGAATGACACTGTCATTCGGTAGAATGATAATGTATTATCCATTCTTAGACCAGGGCTACATCGACAGCTAACTTCAGGGGGTAAATACTCTTACTTCCATATTCTGCTCACTATATTTACTAGAAGCCAGCCAGTCAGTAAATCGACACGTCGTTTTTCGTTATTCGAAGTCAACAGCCATTCCCATTATAGCTGTCATTCCATTTACACTATTCCGAATGATTTTagaggtcattcgttattccatgtcaTTCGTCATTCAGAATAGGAAGGCCCGTAATGATATCCtacttgaaaaaataaatatgagaACCACTGGTCATCAAAGTAATCTTCCTCTACATGTAACTGTCTATATCTATCTCATCCCGCGTATGTTTAAGTGGAACGCTAATACTCAGCGCTCACGTACCCTTTCTCCGGGGGGTTTTGCCAGAATAATAGGGGTCTTCTGAATGAGTGGACCTGGTGGGTCCTCACTCCCATCCTGGACAGACAACACACAAATAAGTCAAGACCACAGGGTCAGGACTCTGAATGCAAAATTAAACCAAAGCAAACAAGACAGAGACTTCATTGACGGGAGAATCTGTTTGTGTTCATATACCCTCCGCTCTCTCGGCTGGTATTCTCGATCTCGACTGGGGCCGGACAGATTTTGCCCCGGGGGTCCAACATCCCTGTCCCCGCGGCGTCGCCTCCTCCTGCGTCCCTGGCCGTACATCCCAGGTTGACTGTGACCGGACTCCGACATGTCTCAACACAGCTGGAACTGACGGCAGTCTAACACAAATACTAGCTAGCTACTGAATTCAAGTGCAAGAAGTTACAGTGAACAGTCAATCAGGACAGTATTACTTCCTGTGAATTTTCTCCGACACGGTCCTGCTACTGCAAGTATTTTTGCcgataaaaaagagaaaaacatttaGTTATAACAGTTTAATTTTGCATCTAGCTTTCGCCACTGGACGTAAATAACGTTTACCTCCGTAGGTTATCATGTTTTCCGCAAGTACTCTTGATTTCCTATTCTACTGAGCACGATGAAGAGCGGCTATGTGCTGTCAACTCCACAAATAGACTCCGCCCGCGTGAGATTGTATTTTAATACAATCAAACAAACCTTGTCCGTCTGTTAAATAAAGCcgtaaaaaaacatctttgtaacAACAGTTCCGAAATATTTCAGTCCACTTGACGAATAATTTCGTATGCATTCAATATAATCATATCACTCCATAAATATTCAGCaagatatgcatttttttttattctcttgttttccttttcttggctttttataaattattgtgtcaaaaaagtaaataattacAACTAACTATGGAACTGGTGAGATTCTTAAAGGTATAGTTCACTTCATAATTGTCAGTATCCTTGTATGTTATATCGTTTCGATTCCTTTCCAAGACCATTAAAATATACCTTTATaattaattaatatattaatatacaCCTTTATACTGCTACTTTTATACTGCTAATGACCGCCTTGGGTagaataaaacatgttttaaaaatccTCACAGAACtacaataacagtggaaaaaaagcagTAATTTAAAAATATAGATGTTAAGAATTTCACCTATTTAATATAATATCATATTACAATTACCAGGTGAGGAAGTATACGTCATTACTGGCTAATATGCGGCTAAACTTAGCATTCAAAACGAATGTCATTCTGGGAATGTAGGCACTGTTGCTTCCGGTTTAAACAGGATATGGACGGAGACATTAGTATGTGGACGCCATCAACAGCATTATGGTGTCTTCAAATGTGTGAACTTAAGGGGTCATTGTTGCCCTAACGTATTCTATTACTTCTGTATTGGACTCATCAGTGTGCTTCACATACACGTGTTTAATAGAGACAACTCGTTTCTTCGAGAAGTACGGTATGTATTTGAAAGTAACATGTAGTAACTGTTGTTGACAATCCGCCACTTTCTGCTTAAGAATCAGAATATGTGTGCAGCAGGCAGTAGAAGAAACACCCGTACGTCCAGTGGACAGAGGTAAGTAAAGTCTCTCTGTGGAAGTTTTATGTGTTCGTATTTTGGGTTTAAAACTCTTTAAAATGTCTGAGTTTTCTTACTCTCGCAGATGCACTGCAATGCATACATGCAAAATGGACCCGTGCTGTTGTTTTAACAGATTAAGTGTTCAGTCCATTTAGTCTGTAAATTTGGAGGGGGAAGTTATAGTATTATATGATAGTATTATAGTAATTATAGTACCAGAGCTGCACATACAAATGAAGAAATCTCTTGATACTTGCTATGCTATTTTTGGTCTGAATTAGTTAAATATGACATAAGAAAAGCAGATTGTTGATCTTGGATAAGGTCTATGCtccttcagctttttttttttttttattattaattgcaGTATCTTTCTTctttgtaatttctttttgacTGATCACGTCTCCAGTGATTGCTGTATCTCTAAATCAATCCTATTATTAATTTCATGTACTTAATGGAAATCTTAAGCTGGCCAAATAGATGCCTAATATGATGCATAAGTGAAATTAAGGGGCTCTGTGTCAATAGATATCCTAAATATGaaatcattatatttttcaaGTTTAAAGCCTGTTTTTCCTGAATGAAAGTTATATAACCatgtaattaattattattattattattattattattattattattattattattattattattctttgtgGTCATAACATGACACTTCCCAATAagcaaatttttcaaaaatatagagcattTAAAGCTATTATAGTAAAAATATTTATTCACTATCAACTATGCATGAGTAAAACATCAAacattaatgtgttttatctgagagtGTAAGCCAAATAAACTTTAAGGATGAGCATGAAGATGAAACATTAATATCAACATAAGATTCCATTGTCatattatcattttattgccTAGTACTGTATTAATTGTCATACATTTAAGTGATCttacattttgcatttaattGCAGGTCACGTAAAGCTTTTCCGCCAGTTATGTCTGAAGACTCCAGCAGTGATGAAGAATTGTGGCTTCCCACAGAAAGGACAGTGTGTCGCAAAAAGCTGAATTGTTGGGAATGTGGTAAAAATTTCCCCAACATGCACGGCTTGATGTCGCACTACCTCAGCCACAATGTCCCAGCTACCTGCCACATCTGCAAAATTACTTTCCGGCGGCTGACATCACTTTCCACACATCTGGATAATGTACACCCCAGGTTCTGTAAAATGTGCGGTGTGGCATTCAATAATGTATGGGAGTTGAACAAACATGCAGAGACAGACTGCAGGAGTGCTGTGTATTTAGATGAGCCCAGGGACAACTGTTGTAATGAGGTCACTATAGAGCTAACTGAAGGCTCAGAGGTCTGTGATGCAGTGCCAGACCCGAGACCTATAGAAACAAAGGAGATTATGCCAGGGGGACCGGAGACATCTGACAACAGCATAGAGTACATTGTCGGTGAAGATGATAAAGACACTGACAGTGATGAAGTTGGTGGAGAGGATTCAGACAGCTCGACAACTTCtgaatctgatgacacagatgaaACAGTATCTGGAACTTCATCTTCAGATAAACTGGAAGAGAATGATGGCTCAAATTCAAGATCCATGGATTTGTTAAATAAGTCTTCCAACCCTCCACCCTCCAAAATAAAACAGTCAACACCCCCTAAGCCTGATAGTTTATTCTGTCATGTATGTAACAGGGGCCATTTAGGTCAGTGAAGGTTCACATGCGGTTTTGTTGTGGTGTGAAGGTAAAACGTTGCCATCTGCTTCAAGGAATTTCCAACTGAGGAGGCTCTGAAAGAACACCGGCTAAGTTTGTACAAGTGTCACATCTGTGAGCAAGTTTTGTCTACCTGGACATTATACAAAGACCACCAGTGTCCTAAGGGGATCAGATCACCTGTGTTCTCTTTGTTCTGGGTACATGCCAAAAGCATGTAAAATATGCAATCATTTTTTACTTGTGAGAGAGCATTACTTAACCACGTTGCCAAAGTTCACACAAAACTGGTCAGTACCAAGTTCTGCATTTTGACCAATCCATCCCTGTCAACTGATCAAAAGATTTCCCCAGTTGTTTCTGGCACAGCAGTCATCACATCCCCCTCTTATTCTGGTCAAAGTCCCAGTGGAGTCAACCAGGTTATTAATGGAAATGTCTTTGTTGGCCAACCCTTTGCTTCATCCATGCCCACTGCTGTAAGACCCAGTGCAGGTGTGGTGCCAAAAGTGTCTACATTTGCTAATGGGGTACCGGCTAAGATCATGATTGTCCAAAAAATGCTTCCTAATGACCCTCAGGTTGTCCAGCAGCAGAGTGCCAAAAACCAGGCAGCCATCATGGTGCAGAACAACATAAAAAGACCCCATGTAATGCAGAAGCCTCCTTTGCATGCTCAGCCATCTGGTTCCTCTCACATGTTAGAACATCTCCCATAAAGACGACTTTCTTCTGCTGCACATGACACACAGATGAAAGATGCCTTAGTTAACCACAACAATCTGCCTCAAACACATCCTACTACACCTGTTGTCTCAGAGAACCTGCGTCCTCTCCACCAGCACCTAATTATGGCCATGTTTGAGAACGGCAGCCATGATGTGGCTTTGATGAAGCGTATGAACACGAGCTGGCGCTTCAAGGCCTCTTACCCCTGCAGGCACTGTGGCGCCATGTCCCGGCAGCCTGCTCTTATCATCAGCCACCGCTACCTCCACAGAGGCCGCCGCTCACATCTTTGCCAGTGTGGTCGAGCCTTTAAACACAGACTGCACCTGCTGCGGCATTGTATCCAGCATGCCGAGGCCACGAGCTACATCTGCGTCAGTTGCGGGGAAACTTTCACTGGAGCAAAACTGTTAGCCAAGCACATGAAAGGCAAATCTAAAAAAAAGCCACATCCCTCTGGACACACCTCGAAACATagacataaaaataagtgcatgATGCCTTTGACATGTGACTGTGGACGACTTTTCTACGACCTTCTGCATATATATGGCATCAACTTAAAAACAGGGCACAAACAAAGCAATGGGATATGCAAATAAGCAAGCATTAATGTGAGGAATGTCACAATTTTGTCATGAAGACATGTGCTACCACTTGAAAATATAAGAAATAACACACACAGTCTTAATTAATGGCTTTTAATAACAAGCATATCTGGACACTCAACATGCTTTAGCCATGTGCAAATGATACATAGTAAACAGGGTTAGAGAAAATTCCTCCAAAGTTTAATTGACCCCAAGTTAGAATTGATAAGGAACATGTGTCAATGTTTGACTAAATTAAAACAGAAACTCCAGTCTTTCCTCAAGAAACAGAGTAAGTCCAGTTATGCCATTTTTTTCTCACAAAGTGCTCTTTATCAGTGAGGTTTGTTAGTTCTGTCTGTTGATCTGTGGGTTTCTGGTCTATCTTTTAGTATCATATGCAGACTTATACGTTATGGAAAGTTATTGGCATTCCAAATTAAAATTTGCATTCTTTGAggatttttctcaatttttatgtttattgttagTTCTTAATCTGATGTTGTTTACACAGTTTTTCCACTAGATGGAGCTGTTTGGTCACAAAAAAAAACGAGTCTTCAAAGCAAATTACACTCTGCCTCCATGGCTTTTGTACTGGGTGAAACTGTGAAATGTATTCCCACATGAAATCATGACAACCCATGactttatattttgaaaataaatgccCCTCTTTTCTTTCACTTGAATGTTGAGATCTGTTATTTCATTCACACAAAGCATAACAATGAGTAATTGTTAGAATGAATACATGACCAGATGAATAACCCTCTGTAGACATTTAGGAATTGATATTCAACTCAATAACCATTTAGCCTGCACCCTAAAAAAGTAAATCTGAAAAAGAATTTCATGAAGTAGATTAGATTAATAACACTGTTAAATATTGCcagaaaaaatcaataaaattaacatgtAAATATACATCTTATTCCACAGGAATTAGGCAGTGATGGAGTCCATCAATGAAACCTTATAATTAGCAGTAAAAGCGATCCCTGGAGCCTTTGACAGTGTAGATCACAAAACACTTCTTGTGCTTAGTCACAATTAcaagtgattaaaaaaacactggcgattaaaaaaaaaaaaaaggaactgtgATTCTTCCATAGTTCTTTGTAATTTTACAGCTATGAGTCATGCTGCAGTGCACTCAGCACCAGGCCAGAAGATGAGATCTTTTGTAGGTATGCCAGTCCTCCAAGTGGTTCAGCATGTTAACAGTCTGGACCAGCCCTCAGTGGAGAGGATTCACCGTCTCATTTTCATGATTAGTGAAAATTAAAATACCAGAGACAATACATCTGTCTGCTCCTGAAGTTCATATTGTTGTGTCACCTGCAAGAAGAAAAAGGACTTAGAGAGCACATTGCAGATGGGTTTTGAGACCACATCCTGCACCTGTTTTGTTCTGCATTCGTAGCTGTGATTTCTGTTTACCTTATTTCTGGGTTACGGTGCCGTAAGAACTGAGACAGTAGCTCAGATGTCTGTTGGAAGCAGCGGTTCAGCTCATCTAGCTTCTGCTCCATGGAGAGGATACGCTCCTCCAGCTCCCGATAGCAGTTATTCCAATTGGCACTGAGGTCACACATGATCATCTGCAACTGCAGATGAAATATCTTATGAGGGAGGTCACACTAAGGTCACATTACATCCATAAACCTGTCTACTGCTTAATATGGATCTTTGACAATGTGTTCAAGGGCATCATGCAACTTTTACAGCCTTTTTAGCAACAATATTGAAAAACAGCCAAGAGCAAACAATCTAATTAGTTTCTAAGTGGACGTTGTGTACTTTCCCTTGAGTTTAGCAGTTTCACACACTGCTCTGTGTATCAGAACGGTTCACTGTTGAATAAAGACGCATCAGCACATTCACCGCACTGAAACATGACTTATTGCAAAATGACTGTAACCCAGTTTACTGTTTATTACAAGATGCTGCACtagcagtctggaaaaaagtgtttgttttccatAAGAAAATGCACAAATCTCATTAGATAATGTCTTTATCTTGGGTTTATTCCACTTGGAAAATATTTGTAGGTTTAAGTCCTCACACAAATGAATCCTGAGACATTTTATGGAGATTTAACAAGCATTTAGTGTGTCTAAACACCTAGTGATAAACTGTCAAGTACTGGATGATAGTCTTTGGAAGCAGTGAGTGTTTTAGTGTGATCCATGTTGTCTAGTGTAACACAGAAATCCGACTTTATCAACTGAATATTACCTTTGGGAAGTCCACCATCTCACTGGCATAATCTCTCAGCTTTCTTTGTTTGAGCCGTAATTGCCGAAATCTGTCCAGAAAACACATAtttcagttttcattttattaattccAAAATACATTCTTCCACTGAGATACAAATGTAAACGTAACACCAAAACAAACTAGTATAACGTTAATATATTTAAACATTGGAATCTAAATGCTCCTGCGTTTAAAATATAGAGATGAAGTGTCCTATTTTCAGTCCTGGCACAATACAGATCCCTGATTTGTAGAGGAATATGCTGACATCTGAATATTCCACTACTCAACAGGCAGGAGTCATGCTGTGTATGCGGAGCAGCTATAAAACATTGCTAGGAGGTTTTTGACAGAAGGTGGAAAGGGCTAAATTTAGTGTTGCAGTTGGAttaaaccagaaaaaaaactATGGAAACCAACATAGCAACCACTTCGAAAGCATCAGGAGTGATGCAGCGCTGCTCTCATTATGGTCTGCTGTT from Sphaeramia orbicularis chromosome 16, fSphaOr1.1, whole genome shotgun sequence includes these protein-coding regions:
- the LOC115435774 gene encoding intermediate conductance calcium-activated potassium channel protein 4-like, encoding MCTSSCWDIQISKRIRHAAANVLRECWLLHRANLTKGNRGEHRRHQRCLLEAIRAFRQLRLKQRKLRDYASEMVDFPKLQMIMCDLSANWNNCYRELEERILSMEQKLDELNRCFQQTSELLSQFLRHRNPEIR
- the LOC115435773 gene encoding uncharacterized protein LOC115435773, which translates into the protein MSEDSSSDEELWLPTERTVCRKKLNCWECGKNFPNMHGLMSHYLSHNVPATCHICKITFRRLTSLSTHLDNVHPRFCKMCGVAFNNVWELNKHAETDCRSAVYLDEPRDNCCNEVTIELTEGSEVCDAVPDPRPIETKEIMPGGPETSDNSIEYIVGEDDKDTDSDEVGGEDSDSSTTSESDDTDETVSGTSSSDKLEENDGSNSRSMDLLNKSSNPPPSKIKQSTPPKPDSLFCHVCNRGHLAVITSPSYSGQSPSGVNQVINGNVFVGQPFASSMPTAVRPSAGVVPKVSTFANGVPAKIMIVQKMLPNDPQVVQQQSAKNQAAIMVQNNIKRPHVMQKPPLHAQPSGSSHMLEHLP